From Peptoanaerobacter stomatis, one genomic window encodes:
- a CDS encoding chemotaxis protein CheW — translation MNENQYVIFKLADEFYAIKIDNVETIERDMEITRVPKTDGHIRGVINLRGEIVPVIDLRIRLGLQEKSADAETRIIVNKLNDMMIGYVVDSTYEVKDIDPSAIEHSSFDNNISETYVKGIAKDHDRMIILLDVDKVLGI, via the coding sequence ATGAATGAAAATCAATATGTTATATTTAAACTTGCAGATGAGTTTTATGCGATAAAGATAGATAACGTTGAAACTATAGAAAGAGATATGGAAATAACAAGAGTTCCAAAAACTGATGGTCATATAAGAGGCGTTATAAATTTAAGAGGAGAGATAGTTCCTGTTATAGATTTGAGAATCAGATTAGGACTTCAAGAAAAAAGTGCGGATGCTGAAACAAGAATAATAGTTAACAAATTGAATGATATGATGATTGGCTATGTGGTAGATTCTACTTATGAAGTAAAAGATATAGATCCGTCAGCCATAGAGCATTCATCATTTGACAACAATATATCAGAAACTTATGTTAAAGGTATTGCAAAAGATCATGATAGAATGATAATATTGTTGGACGTAGATAAAGTTTTAGGAATATAG